The Nitrospira sp. genome contains a region encoding:
- a CDS encoding helix-turn-helix domain-containing protein, translating into MESVGEFFRQVRETKGLTVDEVASKTRIRTDFVKALEDGNFAKLPDQVFARGFVRSYARSLGLDEEDAIHRFIQSAGSFYEKQDERERLKVRQVEEDRKRQANRKAVTIAIGIAVLTLIFLLSREQSSVFRRGVPEPAPVAKRTTPPAKDAVESIIREPERPAEIPKSSEMPAVAPKAVTEAPQRHEAAPPVVAASRPEPEVVSSVSTASPGSDGPLGGISLNAIEGQGDGQLVLDLEATELSWVVVQIDNGSPQESLLRPGERAHWKGQDQFILTLGNAGGVKAELNGKPQKPFGPSGKVARDIVLKR; encoded by the coding sequence ATGGAGTCGGTGGGCGAATTCTTTAGGCAAGTCCGGGAGACCAAAGGGTTGACCGTAGACGAAGTCGCGTCAAAAACCAGGATTCGCACGGATTTCGTCAAAGCCCTGGAGGACGGCAATTTCGCCAAGTTGCCCGACCAAGTATTTGCTCGAGGTTTTGTGCGTTCCTACGCCAGATCGCTTGGATTGGATGAAGAAGATGCGATTCACCGGTTTATCCAATCGGCCGGTTCCTTTTACGAGAAACAGGATGAGCGTGAACGGCTCAAGGTAAGACAGGTCGAGGAGGACCGGAAGCGTCAGGCCAATCGCAAAGCGGTGACTATTGCAATCGGGATCGCCGTATTGACCCTGATCTTTCTCTTAAGCCGTGAGCAATCTTCTGTATTTCGGCGGGGCGTGCCTGAGCCGGCTCCGGTGGCCAAACGAACGACCCCACCGGCGAAAGATGCTGTAGAATCGATCATCCGCGAGCCTGAGCGTCCGGCGGAGATTCCGAAGTCAAGCGAAATGCCTGCTGTCGCGCCAAAGGCAGTGACCGAAGCCCCGCAGCGCCACGAAGCGGCTCCACCCGTCGTTGCGGCTTCCAGACCGGAACCAGAAGTCGTTTCGTCGGTATCGACTGCTTCTCCCGGCAGCGATGGCCCATTGGGTGGAATTTCGTTGAATGCAATCGAGGGTCAAGGCGATGGGCAGCTGGTCTTGGACCTTGAAGCGACGGAGTTGAGCTGGGTCGTTGTGCAGATCGACAACGGGAGTCCTCAGGAATCGTTGCTTCGGCCGGGCGAAAGGGCTCACTGGAAGGGGCAGGACCAATTCATCCTCACCCTTGGGAACGCCGGAGGGGTGAAGGCCGAGTTAAACGGGAAGCCTCAAAAGCCGTTCGGGCCGAGCGGAAAAGTTGCCCGCGACATTGTGTTGAAGCGGTAG